Below is a genomic region from Bacillus mycoides.
TATTGCTTCCACGCCGTTTAAAAACTTTTTTTCATTTTGGATTTTTAACTGATATTTTTACAGGTAGCCTCGCCGCACTTCTTGGACTCGTTTTATTCGATGTCACCTTAATAAAAGAAATTATAAAAGTCTCCATTGTGACCGCTATTTCCGGTCAAACGTTTTTACTTCACCAAGCTCTTGGTGGTGAACAGGCTAAAAATACGCAAATTGGGAAAGCTGATGAGAAAATCCAAGAAATTGACAAACTATTACGACGTTAGTCTATACTTTCTCTAAAAATTATTGTTATAATAAAAAATAAATATTTTCTATTGCGTCGTTTGTCAGAAGAAAGGGTGTTTCGTATGACAAAAAAGAAAATAGAAGATTTCTTAACAAACACCGAAAAAGAGGAACTGCTAGAAAACTATAAATGTTTACGAGAAGCCCGCACAAAAAGCGAAGCTAACTATTTTGGTGAGGCAGTAGACCATCTATTAAATAAAGTAAAAAAACGAATTATTGAAGAAGCAGGAATACATGATGAAAATGCGGCAACAGTTCAATCTAAACGAAAAGCACTGTTTTAGCTAAAACAGTGCTTTTTATTACGGCATTTTTCACATTACTTTCACATCTATTTCACAAATATAAGTATTCCTATATGTTAAACTAAGTATATCCTTTTCCAAGGAACTATATGCCGATATATAAATCCCTATCTCTTTAGGGATTTTTATTTTTGGATTCCCCATAATTTTATTACAATACATTTCTATTATTTGTCTACTTTTTTTACCCCCTGCACTCAAAAGCTCCTTCATGTATTTCTTCTCTTTTTATATAAAAAGAGGGATAGTTCCCTCTTTTCAACTAATCTTCTAAAATAGATTCAATCTCTTTCATAACTTTTTCATTCAATGAAACATCCACTGCTCTTACACTTTCGCTTATTTGCTTCGCTCGTTTCCCACCAGGAATAACAGTATCAATTCCTTTTTTATTTAATAGCCACGCTAAAGCTAAATGTGATACTTCAAGATTCATTTCTTTAGCTAAATCTTTTAACATCTCAACTTTTTTAAAGTTATTTTTATATGTATTTTCTTCAAATAGATTTACACTTTGACGCCAATCGCCTTCGTTTAATTTAAAATATTCTGTATATTTCCCGCCTAGTATCCCAAAAGCAAGAGGTCCGTACGGTATAAATGAAATACCTGATTCTATACAATATGGCAAAAGTTCTTCCCCAGCAGCACGATCCAACATATTATACGGTGATTGTACAACATCTATATGTCCGTGCTGATTCGCTTCTTTTAATTGCTCTACATTTACGTTAGATATTCCAATTGAACGAATTTTCCCCTCTTCTTTTAGGCGAGTAAGTTCTCCAATTGAATCTATGTAACTTGTTTCAGGATTTGTAAAATGTAAATAATATAAATCAATATAATCAGTTTGTAATCTTCTTAAGCTATTTTCCACAGCATTTCTTAAATAGCTTCGTTCATTATTAATATGAACCTCTCCATTTAATAATGGCTGAATTCCACCTTTTGTAGCAAGTACAAACTCGTGGCGTTTTCCTTTTAATACTTCTCCTACCAATTCCTCTGATCTACCGAAACCGTATGAATCTGCTGTATCAAAAAATGTAATCCCTTGCTGAATTGCTTCTTCTATTAATCTTTTTCCTTCTTCCTCATTCACATCAGCATATAAATTATGTCCCCCAACAGCGTTTGTTCCTAACCCCAACTTCGAAATATTTAGTCCTGCCTTTTGCAATTTTGTATACTTCATTTTTTACCCCCCTATATTTCTATTGTTCGATTATATTCGAACAATAGAAATATACCACTTTATATGTTATAGTGCAAATATATTAACTTATACAAGCAGGTGAAAAAATGCGTACTCTCTATCATCCAAATCGAGAAGAAATTCAATTCTCTTCTGTCTTATATGCACTTAGCGATCAAATTCGTTTACAAATTGTAACTATGCTACTAGAGAAAAATGAACAATCTTGTGGTGCGTTAAACATTCCAATTGCGAAATCAACTTTATCTCATCATTTCAAAGTGTTACGTGAATCTGGTGTTATGTTTACACGACTTGAGGGAACGCAACGTTTCATTTCAATTCGTGAAGAAGATTTAAATACTAGATTCCCTGGTTTATTAGATGTTGTAGTACATGCAACAGAACCATACTAAAAAACATCTCATATAAATATGAGATGTTTTTTAGTAATTACTATTCTTTTAATAAATCTATTAATCCATTCCCTTCAGATGTACGTTCATACCCTAAAGGTACAGTCCTTTTTATAAGTTGCGCATATATTTCCGGCTCTGATAATTTTCTACCATACTCTCTCTCACACTGCTTTATGAGAAGTGCTAGCGCCCCAGCGACATGCGGCGTCGCCATTGAAGTGCCACTTAATACCGCATATTTCCCCTCTGGATACGTAGACAGTATTTCATCACCCGGCGCTACTAAATCAATTTCTTGATTTGAATTACTAAAGCATGAAATTTTCCGCTCTAAATTAACAGCACCTACTTCAATTACTTCAGAATAAGCACCTGGAAAATCTAATTCTTCAGTATCATCGTTACAATCTCCATCATTTCCTGCAGCGCACACGACAAGTACGTCTTGTTTTACCGCATTTTGAATAGCTTCATGTAACTCTGGTACATCTTGCGGACCACCAAGTGACATTGAAATAATTCTCACTTTCTCTTTATTCGGTCCTCTCCAATTTACAGCATAATGAATGGCCTCAATAATTTGCTCATAACTTCCAGAACCATCTCCAGCTAATACTTTTAAAACTAACATTTTAGAAAGTGGTGCGACTCCTAGTACACCCACTCCATTTTCAGTCGCTGCAATTGTCCCCGCTACATGAGTACCATGCCCATTATTATCAAGATAAATATTGGGATTTCCTTCATAATCTTTTGTGAAATTTCTCCCACCAATAATACGATCTTTTAAATCAACATGATTTACATCACAACCTGTATCTAAAACAGCAACGACAATGTCTTTTCCTTTCGCGCTCTTTTCCCATACTTGCGGAGCATGAATCAATTGTACACCTGGTGGAATTTCATTTACTTGTTCAACCACTTTATTTACAGTAAACGGAATTAATTTAATGCCTTTTTGTTTATTCGCTGTACTACTATTCATCGTAATCCCTCCTGAAAATATATTATTTTCATTTCAGACCACTATTGAATGCGTTTAGATTTAACATTCGTTTTATTCGTTCCATTTCCCTTCCTCTCAAATGTTTCTCAATAAACAAAAGAAAAGGACCATTAATGGTCCTTTTCTTTTTCAGTTTTTCAATAGAATAATATAAAGTGAAACTATAATCAGTGGTGTTCATCCCCCACTGATTATTAGCCCTCACCAATCGGGCGTTTACGGGCAATTGATCTCCCACCTAACTTCTTTGCTTCAGCCGAGTTTTGAGGTGGGAGTTTTACTGCCCACAAATAGCGGGATAAATTAAGACTAAATCTTACTCTTGTTCAAAAACTGCTCAATTTCTTTTATTACATGTTTTGCGCCTTCTATACTAACAGTAATGTTTCCATTTGCTAATGAAATATTTTGATCTGAAACATCACCTGTTATTTGACAAGCATTGTATGGTTGATATTTTTGTAAAATGACTTTGTCTTCTTCTACAAAAATTTCAAGTGGTGATTTGATTTGTATTCCTAATACATCCCGTAATTCTTTAGGAATAACTATACGTCCCAATTCATCTACTTTTCGAATAATTCCTGTTGCTTTCATGTTACTCCCCCCTTACTCTCTATTATTTTTTTCACCTCGCTATTTTCATTTTATCACTATATATTTGGTAATGCCTTACTCTTTTTAGAAAATATAGTACAAAAGTTAAAAAAACACATTTAACGAATATTCAATCTTTCTTTCAATTGTTTTAAATAACGCGATCGTATAATTAAGAAGTATACAACTTGAATACCTACGAAAATACTTAATACAATTGTATTTTCTTTAAACAGTGAGTACTCAAACATTTGTCCTAACGCAGTTAATGCTACTGCCCCGTGTAATGTTGCAACTCCAACTGGAACGAAGAATAAAAGCGCTAAGCGGATTGTGACTACTTTCGATAATTCCCCTCTCGTCAATCCAACTTTTCGAATCATTTCAAATAAACGAGTATCGTCCTCCAAATCTGAAAATAAACGGAAGTAAAGGAAGCTTCCTGCACAAACGAAAAATACAATACCAATAAAGAAACCTACAAATAAAATGGGTCCTGCGATTTGTAGACTTTGATTTTGATCGTACTCTTCTGCACTAAACGTTGAATGTTCTTGATAAGGCTTAATCTGATTCGTAAGCTCT
It encodes:
- a CDS encoding AbrB/MazE/SpoVT family DNA-binding domain-containing protein, whose protein sequence is MKATGIIRKVDELGRIVIPKELRDVLGIQIKSPLEIFVEEDKVILQKYQPYNACQITGDVSDQNISLANGNITVSIEGAKHVIKEIEQFLNKSKI
- a CDS encoding DUF4257 domain-containing protein translates to MEMYQWLTAVLVGGITGFVSHLINNQGKLLLPRRLKTFFHFGFLTDIFTGSLAALLGLVLFDVTLIKEIIKVSIVTAISGQTFLLHQALGGEQAKNTQIGKADEKIQEIDKLLRR
- a CDS encoding serine protease, with protein sequence MNSSTANKQKGIKLIPFTVNKVVEQVNEIPPGVQLIHAPQVWEKSAKGKDIVVAVLDTGCDVNHVDLKDRIIGGRNFTKDYEGNPNIYLDNNGHGTHVAGTIAATENGVGVLGVAPLSKMLVLKVLAGDGSGSYEQIIEAIHYAVNWRGPNKEKVRIISMSLGGPQDVPELHEAIQNAVKQDVLVVCAAGNDGDCNDDTEELDFPGAYSEVIEVGAVNLERKISCFSNSNQEIDLVAPGDEILSTYPEGKYAVLSGTSMATPHVAGALALLIKQCEREYGRKLSEPEIYAQLIKRTVPLGYERTSEGNGLIDLLKE
- a CDS encoding ArsR/SmtB family transcription factor, which gives rise to MRTLYHPNREEIQFSSVLYALSDQIRLQIVTMLLEKNEQSCGALNIPIAKSTLSHHFKVLRESGVMFTRLEGTQRFISIREEDLNTRFPGLLDVVVHATEPY
- a CDS encoding aldo/keto reductase is translated as MKYTKLQKAGLNISKLGLGTNAVGGHNLYADVNEEEGKRLIEEAIQQGITFFDTADSYGFGRSEELVGEVLKGKRHEFVLATKGGIQPLLNGEVHINNERSYLRNAVENSLRRLQTDYIDLYYLHFTNPETSYIDSIGELTRLKEEGKIRSIGISNVNVEQLKEANQHGHIDVVQSPYNMLDRAAGEELLPYCIESGISFIPYGPLAFGILGGKYTEYFKLNEGDWRQSVNLFEENTYKNNFKKVEMLKDLAKEMNLEVSHLALAWLLNKKGIDTVIPGGKRAKQISESVRAVDVSLNEKVMKEIESILED